In the Telopea speciosissima isolate NSW1024214 ecotype Mountain lineage chromosome 6, Tspe_v1, whole genome shotgun sequence genome, GTTAACATTTAAGATGGAAGTGTTATTATATTATTACACCAAAGACATGTAGTTCAATAATTTTAGACCACATATATGCATACAGAGTATCTTGACCCATTCCAACTTGGACCCAGTTCAGAGGTTGCCGGGCCCAAGTTATTAGACCATTTGTAACATTGTCCTTCTTCCGGCCAATGCAGGGGTTTCAATGGGAAAATAATTTTTTCCGCATGAAGGCTTTCAAGAGGTCTTGTTGCAATGTTTGATTATCTGGACTTTTCCTCAAATGAGTTCTTATGTGGGGACATTTCTTAACGTCTATGCTAGAGATATAGCAGGACCATTGCAGGTCTTATTGTCACAAGTAAAGATTTCCACTTATTAAACAATGAAAATGTCGCTAGGAGCCTAGGATATGTTCTTCTACAGTAGGGTAGTGTCCTTTAGGATGGCCGGTCCTCACACCTTTACATCCTCATTCATTTTCTGATTAACTTCACTGATATCTCATTCAATATACTGTTAACAGACAAACAAATGTCTAAATCAGACTCTTAAATTCAAGtggaaagaagggggggggggttagtcATAGCCTGATAATAGTTCATTGCAAAGTCTCAAAATGGTGTTGCCTGAGACACAAACATTGGTTCGACACCCTTTGTGGCATATTATCTGGATTTTTGTGAAGTTTGAATATTTAATTTATCTCAAACCGAACATGAGATTAGAGTTGAAGAAGACAAGTGTTTTTGGGTGGGTTCTATTGAAGAAACATTTATTACCATCTTATTAAGTGAACTTTTATCATTTAAGGGTTGTGAGAAGGTAAATCCTTTCTTCTAGGGTAGCTTCGCCCTTTTGAGTAGTGGAATACCTGTCTGACAGGATGAATCCTTGAAgggtaaatatatataaaaaaaacagtATTGCCTTTTGAAATGTTATAATTTATTTTAGTTAGTAGCCTACGCCATTCCAGACATTGCCTATAATCCATTTATAATATTCTCTCACATGCATCACTTACTGTAACTGCATTCTTTAATTGTGCACTTTTAGCTGGACAAAATTCTTTTAGAAAcatattatttaatatataaataCAGTTTATGAGTTTGTCTTTTTAAAGCTATTTCTTAATCATCTGTGATGGAGAACAATACAAGTATATCTATACCTCTGTTTTTGTTACATTGTCAGCATTTTAATGCTGATTTATTCTCTCTACATAATTCAGCTTATTTTATCTCATGGGAATTTGTTAGGAGTTGACAATACTTTTATGATGTTTAAGGGCATGGATCTTTATTTTAGAAGACATGACGGTCAAGCTGTAACATGTGAAGATTTCTTTGCTGCCATGCGAGATGCCAATTGTGCAGACTTCTCTAATTTCTTATTATGGTATGGATACGACCAGTCTTGTTATGCTGTTACTTCATGAGTTATCTGGCAGCTTATGGTTGTGGGTGGATTAAAATGCATTACAGGTACTCTCAAGCGGGGACACCCCTTGTGAAAGTTACTTCATCCTACAATGCTGAAGCACGGACTTATTCTCTAAAATTCAGGTACAAATATGAAGGCTTTTGTTGCAAATGTCTGTTTCTCAGTTATTTTCTCAGTTATTTGGCTCATGAAATCATTAATCACTTGCTTTTGAATGGAATTTGTCACAGTCAAGAGGTGCCATCAACTCCAGGGCAGCCAGTGAAAGAACCTATGTTCATTCCGGTGGCAGTAGGCCTCCTAGATaaaaatgggaaggatatgcCACTCATTTCTGTGTATCATGAAGGGATGCTGCAGTCAGTTGAAAAGAATAGTCAACCTGTTTTCACTACAGTACTCCAAGTGAAAAAGGTTAGCGCTATGTTCTCTAGATGGCATGCTGTGTCTGCTCTATATGTTAAAGGTTCATAATTTGAAACTCTGTGCCTAGGCATGGTTGCATGTGTGAGATATGTCTCTGACTAGCATGTTCAGCATCGCTCATGCCTTGTCTCATATTCTCATGGTCACTGCTTGGAAGTGGGGAGGAGAGGGATATGTAATATATGTGAAATGCCACTGATACCCCCATCCTTCAACATAAATGGTTAGAATCACTTGTCCATTTAGGAGATTTGAAGGATCAATACTACTTGCGATAGAAAATGGTGAATATGCTTTTGATTTTCATTGGCGATCAGAGACTGAAGTTACATATGTAGTATTCTCTATGGCATTGATTGAATTTGTGCATTGCTATTAAACTATGTCGAATTGTGGAACTTCTTCTGGTCCTCATTAATACCTAAAATGATTTTTCCTGTGGTGTTAATTTATCTTGTGTTTTGTTAATAagcagaaggaagaagaattcATATTCTCTGATATACCTGAGCATCCAACTCCATCTCTTTTACGGGGTTACAGCGCTCCTATCCGTCTTGATTCTGATCTTACTAATAGTGACCTGTTTTTCCTGCTTGCTCATGATTCGGATGAATTCAACCGGTATGTCTTTTCtagatttttttccctttgctATTTTTGGAGGgaagaatctttttttttttggtgacaaCATGATCAGTTGTCGGTGTgctataataataattaattttttttttctttcttcagttGGGAAGCAGGTCAGATATTGGCAAGAAAGCTGATGCTCAGCTTGGTGGCTGATTACCAGCAAAGCAAAGAGTTGGTTCTTAATCCGAAATTTGTGCAAGGGATCAAAAGCATACTTTCTGATTCAAGCTTGGATAAAGTACAtggagggagaaagaaaagcCCAGTTGTTTTGTTTCGGAATTTTGAGTTTCCATTGAATCCAAAATTGAATCTACCAttcactttaatttttttttaaatcttctaGGAATTTATTGCCAAGGCGATAACTCTGCCAGGGGAAGGGGAGATAATGGACATGATGGAAGTCGCAGATCCTGATTCTGTGCATGCCGTTCGGACTTTCATTAAGAAGAAACTCGCTTCAGAACTAAAAGCAGAGTTTCTCAGCACAGTAAGTTGGCGATAGTGTTCATTACTTTTTCATGTTTGATGTCTTTACATCAATTAACTTGCACATGTATATTAACAGGTTGAGGGAAGCAGAAGTTTAGAGCCCTATGTATTTGACCATCATAATATGGCCAGGCGAGCTCTGAAGAACATTGCTCTGGGTGTGTGTCATTGGAAATTTAACTGTCCAAGATGGACTTCTTTCTACACACTTATTCTGCTGTTTATGCGTTtgtgctttttcttttttatttatttttgctaatttattattttactttgtGTAGCCTACCTCGCATCACTTGAAGATCCAGAAACCACCGAGCTTGCTTTGTACGAGTACAACTCTGCTACGAACATGACTGAACAGTTTGCAGCTTTGGCAGCTATTGCCCAGAGTCCTAGTAAAACCCGTGATGATGTGCTTGCTGATTTCTATAGCAAGTGGGAGAATGACTTTTTGGTGAGTTCAGACCCAGTTCCAACATTATTAGAATTATCCTAGTGCTTTGCAAgttatctttctcttttttgggtCCTTCTCCCCTCctggccccaaaaaaaattttagtaGTAGCATTGAGGTTTGTTCTCTGTAATTGGTGCGTGCTAATTCTTTGAGACCGTCCCAacttgtgtgacccatttgttgGTATAAAGAGCAGAAGTatccttgaatcgatacctctttagAAGTAGTCCTATAATTATGTACTATCCTTGAGAAGCCTTCCTTTGTGGTTGGCTTACCAAATGGATGCGGCAATATGTTAAATATATACAAATGATGAAAATTGCATAAATCTTCTATCCTATTAAGTTCTCTCTgtgtgattttattttattctctttggGAATGTAATCTTTTGGGTGGCCCATGTAGGTATGTACCTAAGGGAGCATATATAGAAAAATGAGTAAAGTGGGATACAATCCTGGGACCTAGCTATAACCAGCATAGGTCCTTGTCAACTGAGCTAGCCGAAAACTTCTTGTTTCTTGAATTTACTATTATGCATGTTCTAGACACCACTACTGGTGTTATACTCATTATCCCACATAAGTCGATTATATTTTCTGCACTTATAGCTTGAAGTCCTGTATATTTTTTTCAGCTACATAAGCTCATGTAatactttcttttattttttgcaaaCCCGATATAAATGCTGGTTTCTAAAAATGCTGATGTACGGTTCTTTGTGAGAGTTGTATTCAAATGCCTTGAATATAGCCCATTATCATTAGGATGAGGTTTTATACCTTGCATACATCACAATTTATCCTCCTGGTTGTGATGGTTGTTGTTACCACAGAAGTAGGAAAAAGCAAGCAAGCTTGTAACATTTTTCATCTTTATCTTCAGGTTGTGAATAAATGGTTTGCGCTACAAGCCACATCAGATATTCCTGGAAATGTTGAGAATGTCCGGAAACTCTTGGAGCATCCTGCATTCGACTTGCGCAATCCAAACAAGGTGACCAATAATCTGAGGGCTAgtatttttatgtatatatatgtatgttaTATTTGATCGTTAATTACTCAACGGCACGAATCAAAGCAGAAGTTGCAGAACTCAGCGGGTGGTCACCACTCACCATAACAGAAACAGTTTCCATTGTCAGATGAGAAAGTCATACtttgattgggggggggggggttggaaaGAGGTTAATAATTCTGAACAATGGATTGAAGATTATGATGCAGTAGTCCAATACAGTGTATTATGCAGTTGAAATAGGACCACAATTAGTCATGAGGCTAATGGAGAGAACCACATGACTTCATCATTAGATGGCCACATGCTCTTCATACGGCAAAAATAGATGCCCGTCAAGGAAACCCTCTCGCACTTGTTCTTAATTTGGCATTCTGTTCATGAATCAGGTGTACTCACTGATTGGAGGATTTTGCGGATCTCCTGTGAATTTCCATGCTAAGGATGGATCAGGCTACCAATTTTTGGGAGATATTGTGGTGCGGCTGGACAAATTAAACCCACAGGTATTGGCGAAAGATAATAAATACTCTTGAATCATGAGACACCTCCTTGAAGATGTGCACTTGAGTTAAATACAAACTGTGTTTATTCACTCTCTATTTTCCATGGATTAAAGGTGGCCTCCCGCCTGGTATCAGCGTTCTCAAGATGGAGGCGTTACGATGAGACCAGGCAAAACTTTGCCAAGGTGAGATTTCTTCTACTTGATCTCATCCTTTATCTGTGTTTTAACTTACAAGACAACGTTATTCAAAAGTAGAAGTGATTTTTATCTTGGAAGGGGTTAGTATTACTACAATGTTAAATGTTTAATTGGTTAGCTTCTAGGAAGGGAGGAAAATCTGAAGTTTTCATGTTTAAAGCATGTTCCTTTCCTGTGCAGGCACAACTAGAGATGATAATGTCCACCAATGGATTATCAGAGAACGTATTTGAGATTGCGTCAAAAAGCTTAGCCGCTTGATTGCACTATGGAAACTGGTTTTCCTTGCTATTCCATCAattccccccccaccccacatATATTGACGTCTCGactttatattttttgttaAGATAATTTTGAGAGTTATATTTTGCTAACAATTTGGCCACGATAATTTAATAGACCAAATCTATAGACAACCGTTGTGGGTGTGCTTCAGACACCAGAGAGATTGATTTCTGAGCTTGACCATGACCTAGCTTCCCTTCCAAGCTCTATTCGATTCTTTGGGCAAAAGTGAAAAGAGCTTAATGGCAAAACAGTATTCTTGTGGATGAATCCACAACATCTCCATAAAATTTTGGAGCGGTTGCCACCGTCAGATATTAATTTAATCTCTCGTAGTTGCTACCTGATTGTTTTAATTAAATTCTAAAAGAGGCAGTTAATAGATGCACCTCTCCTGGTTACTGTCATACCAACTCTTCAAACCCtttacccaaaataaataaactctTCAAACAAGTTTACACAGCTCCCATGTCTCTCtctagagatgtaaacggatcgaattcggtacGGCTATGCCACTATCCGTATTCGATATCGATAATTAAGTTATTATCcgaatttgtttctatttcgATAATTGAGTTGGTATCCGAATTTGTTTCTGTATCCGTCGGAGAAGTAAATATAATTTTCGAATTTGAATTCATTTTTGTAACGGATATTTGATATATTTAGATATCCGTTTCAAAAATTGCAGTTGCAGAGAAGAAAGGGGATGTAGCTGCTGGATGTCTTAGCTGGTTGGCTCCTCTTTTTCCTGGTGAATTCTGCTGGTCTTTTTTtgataatgagagagagagagagagagagagagagagagagagagagctcctTCCCCGGCCTGCGAGAGATTCATCTTTATTTGGAACAGTGAACAACAGAGATCAAAACGAATGAATTAACTAAAAATTCTAAAGCTGTCGTCCACTATCTCCAATCCATTGGTTTTTCTAAATGTTAAATTATCTTAGTGCGTAATTAGGGTTGAGCACTTGAGGTCTTTACtcttttctttacttctttttatcCTACGGTTCAAATTTAACCTTTAAATTTGGTCTTGAGATTggcaaaaagaaacaaattgaCATGAATGATGTATCACATGCTCTACGCTATTaatgtaataaaattaataTTCTCAAAACTTGATATCCAATATTgtgaatattttattattattttaccaaaaacatatatatattttattaccaTTGGATAGCTAAATAAATTGGATAAAAATCGGTCATCAACTAGGATTATCAttttcgtatccgattagtttctggatggatttggatagtttCCGAATAGTATTTTTTTCGAATATGGATTCTGCTATTACTATCAGAGAGCTAAACAAATCGGATAAAAATCGGTCCTCAACTAGGATTATCATATTAATATCCGATTAGTTTCCGAACGAATTCGGATAGTTTCCAAATAGTATTTTTTTCGAATACGAATTCTCCTAAATGAATATGAATATTGATCGAATAcagattttcgactatccgttgacggAACCCCTCGcccatccccaaaaaaaataaaacatctgTACGTGAGTGTGGCCAATGCACAACCCAGATGCAAGATGAACTGAATTGAATGTCCCACCCCCTAAAAATCCTGctcctattgatgcttctgCACGTTTCCATTTGCCTTGTGCCGGTGTAGTTGTGTAGAGCCCCCACTCCTAGATAGAGAAagcatttccaaaaaaaaaacctcgaATAATAAATCCATCGATTTTGCAATGTGGATTTTTTAATGGAATTAGGCCATTATTGTCATTTAAACACTTTTTGTATGTTTAAATGACATCCTGGCGTTTCTTGCAAAGCAAACTTGGAATTTGCTTACAAATCATTCTTCCATTTGGGCCAAATGTATGAAAGCTAAACTCAAGTCTTCTATTATTAAGCATGTTTTGAGGACGTCAACTCCTTTGCCCATCTCCTACTTGAACTTGATCATTGCTTTTGGGCTTAATGCATAATTTATTTTTGAcacgaaaaaagaaaaagaaaaatatattttttgatatGTAAAGTCGAATTTGGGAAATCAGTGGATTTGGTCCAATTGACTGGACCATTAATGCATCCTGATTCTAAAACATAACCCCCCCAATCTATAACCCCAACACCAAACTCGTATTATCAACTTTTAAAATATATAGCCAAATCTAGTTTTTTAATACAATCTAATCTAAACTAAAAGGGCATTgtggatgatatttttttttaattatgattTCCTCCTCCCTCACCTTGGAGTCTTTAATTTTTTCTGTTTGTTCCTTACATCTTGTAATATAGATGTCTTATGGATTTGATGGTCAAACAATAACTAAAAATATCATCCACAATTCCCTTTTAATAATAAATGATTCTGGGCTTCTCTGCTTTGTACCAACTCCCCTCCcacaaacacccaaaaaaaaaaagacacgtCATCTAGTTGATGACTCACATAAGATCACAAGGGACCAAATCTAGTTGATGACTCTTGAACAGAAAACTTTTTTCCATAAATTAGTCAATTAAGCAACCACCGTAGGTTGAAGAGAAACCCAATTCAACAATACTAACACTTATTTGTTCTCATGCATAGtaaatgataaattataatgggtAATGTTTcaatataataaagaaaagcCTGCCCTCCCAAGCAGAGAACAATTGCCTTAAAAAATTTAAGTATAAGGGAAATTGAACACGTCGTGCTGAAAGTATTTTTGGTTACAATATTTAGCCGTTTgaagttttctatttttttgatttgACTGAATGCTACCTACTAGATGATAAAGATCCGGGTCGAAACAAAAGTTTCGTCATTgtgcttatttttttttgtttgggtagcATTCATTCGGTTCTCCTCCAACCAAGCAAAAATAgaggtgtttgggtcatttcacagacATATCTCCCTATAAAGTGACAAAAACCCTCTTGTTTTATCTGGGGTGGCgtggctggatcctccagctcccgccataAGTAGAGCGGAATCGTGTTGCTTCTAAGCAACCTTCTTCTAATCAgtatttttatcctctcaagtgggCCAGTCATCATGACCTACtcttaataaataaatacctcGTCCAATGCCTGTaattctctgtctctgtctctctctctctcttcctctgcctcacagaacagaacagaacagaacagaagCGAAGCAGCAAGTAGTAGCAGCAAATGGCGTTGGAGGTGAAGGTGAACGTGGACTCGGCAAAAGATTTGGTGAACGTCAATGGGTGGCTCGGCCCCCCACTTCAAGGCTTTCACGGCCATAAAATTGGGTCCAAACCGTTTAGTGACCCAGGTGGATCAAAGAGGGAATACCCGTCCAGTGTGGAAGAAGGATCTTGTTGTCCCAATCCCTTCCCCTCTCAACAGATCCACAATACTCAATATCGGCACCTACCACCAATCCATTAATTCCTCGGGTGTGATCAAGAATATCAAAATAGGTAAACCACAACTCCGTCTCAAAGAGATCCTTGAATCTGTGGGTCTTGGACAGCCCCTCCATTACCGAACTTCTTCAGCTCAAGGAACTCGGCCCACCTCCTAACCAACCTAGCTCATCATTGATTCTGTGGAAATCTCCGTGCTTGTTCGACGATGAGCAAATGAGAGCACAAGGGTTAGATCTCGACGTcgctagtaaaagtgagatctACTCATCGGTATTTATaaagtgaggatgagatgaggcggttggagagtcctagtatggtaggagtccttttGAAGGCTCTAGAGTGGAGGAGAGCTCCGACCTTAttaggtaagagtccatgtcaGCCTAACCATCCTTATCCCTGGAGCGTGCTATCACTGATACATGAGATATATATATTATTGCATGCTCTGGTTCGATCGCTTTCCATTTATTTAGTTTTCTTTAAATTGAAAGTGGGAAGATTtatggatcctctacttccgcctgcccctacttccatGTGCGCCCTACACATGAGGtgcgcaaagaccgccttacccttgcctgaGCATCTTGCCCGAGCAGGGATAAGGCGATTTTTACGTGCCTCATTGTGTGGAGGGCACATatggaagtaggggcaggcggaagtagaggatgtcgatTCAGATTTATGTGGGCGGTTATAGGGGAGAGAGGTAGTGATGTGTCGTCGTCGAATGAAATGttgatttttccttcttttttttcatttttaattttttttggtttcctccttccttcttggcattataatttttatatttaaaagtCCTGGGAGCAATTGATGCAttaaaaagattctattttgatCAGGAGGATCAAAAGTACGATTCAATTCATTTTATGACACATGCATTTTGTTAAATCATGCCATCAGTGCCGAAAATAGTGGAAACGGATCCCATATCAGTTTTTTGGGAGGCTGATTCCATATTGGTTATACAAGGAATTTGGCATGGGTTGATATGGTCTTGGGTTCCTTCATCTTGTAAGTCGATTTATGAGGTTGGTTCTCCTAAGCTTTGTATCAGTAGTATTAGAGAAGCTTCTTAGATCATAATCCTCATGGAGAAGGGGCCACCTAGTGACAGAGTGAAGTCATTAGGAAAGGACTACTTGCCGCTAGAGAGAGACTATAGTAGAATGGAATCACTTAAAAAGAGCTTCCTAATCTGAAGTAGACCAATAGATGTCAATTTGAAAGGGTGCAAGTATACGGTATATTGCTAGCATACCCTGTCGTTTCATTCttttaatgaaaattgaaaatataaaatgaaaaaaagaattttgtcaaggagtgtggcctatgccaacactcccatgagtctatctctctcatccccatatgaaaagatacctctaCGATTccaccccttgttttgaggaggagagagatagacacaaggaagTGCTGATGTAGGCCATACTCctcttcttatattattcttGAGCAAATGCCTAAATCAGGAGGTTCATTAGTACTACTACaattcccaatacatgtatccctggtgcaggctccTAACCCTTTTCCGCGATACACTCATTTAGTTGTCCGAGAAGACTAGCCGACCCAACATACCAGTCCTTGGACAGCCCGACTAACATTCTATGTTCCTGGCCTAGAGAATCCTCACGAGCGCCCCCTACCTCTCAAACAAGCGAGACGCCCGACTTCTTCATTAAGCCCTCTATCTTCTCtcatatttcttctcttccacccttaatttctattttttttttcctattttctctttttctctgtccctattatctcttttgtttttttttattttattttcgattatccatgcACGTACCAAAAATCTTTGTCAATCTTATGCTTAAATGTATATCAAATACAAATTACCTAAACCTAATAATCCGTTCTTATTTAGCATATTAAAAGACTAGGGTaatttttaccccaaaaaaaaaaaaaaagaagacttgGGTTATACTCaagtcttctttttctattgaaAAAATCTTGCCGTAATCAACCTTCTACTTCACTAGCTTCCAACTTTCGAAGTCTACATTAAACAGAAACCACCACCTCGTCCAAcgcccctctctctccctctctcggtTCCGGGCTCTTCAATTCTCTCGTGCAGTCCTGCAAATGGCTTCGAATGGTCTGTTGGAGGTGAAGGTGAGCATCACCTCTGCAAAAGACCTCGTGAACGTCAATTGGGGGCACGGTCCCCTCAAGCCTTTCGCCATCGTCTGCGTGGGGCGAAACCGTTTAGCCACCAAGGTCGACCGCAGTGGCGACACCAGTCCCGTGTGGAACCAGAATCTtgttctccctctctcttcctctctgaACGACTCCACCATACTCAATATCGGTATCTACCACCAGTCCAATTCATCCAACCTCAACAATCCCAGAATCGGTAACGCAAACCTCCCTCTCAAGGAGATTGTCGATGATGTGGGATTTGGAAAACCCCTCCATTACCGTACTCTGCAGCTCTATGATCCATCCGGCAATTCGACGGGGAAACTCAACGTCACTATTGTCGTCCGCCGCTGCGCTTCACCCTCTGTGCCTGCAGTTGTTGCTCCCCCTGCCCCACCTAACTTGGTGAAGAATAGGCAGAAGCAGAGTATTTACGAATGTCGTCCTAGTCTCATCAGCCCTTCTTCAGCCAATCTCAAGGGGACTCTCGGCTGCTCCACTTCTACTACTGCCGTTCGCCACCACCTTGGTGCATCCTCTGCGCGTGCGGCTGCTCTTCCTTCCGCCCAGGCGCGGCTCACTAATAAGGGAGCACCTGGAAGTGGAACTACATATCCCATCAACTTGACTCAgaataatttcaatttttacttttttagcTAGACTAGAAAT is a window encoding:
- the LOC122663866 gene encoding puromycin-sensitive aminopeptidase-like isoform X3, which translates into the protein MARLVLQSKGSNLTKTGLLGLLSSVNLNTTRRGSCFHSSVKNFSRNRQYFCSERSKQTGRRLICSVATEALPTQVEESKMDTPKEIFLKDYKVPEYYFDSVDLKFSLGEEKTIVHSQITVFPRVEGASSPLVLDGQDLKLLSIKVNGKELKEGDFHLDSRHLILPSLPSARFTLEIVTEIYPQSNTSLEGLYKSSGNFCTQCEAEGFRKITFFQDRPDIMAKFTCRIEADKTLYPVLLSNGNLIEQGDLEGDRHFVLWEDPFKKPSYLFALVAGQLESRDDSFITRSGRKVSLSIWTPAQDIPKTVHAMYSLKAAMKWDEDVFGLEYDLDLFNIVAVPDFNMGAMENKSLNIFNSKLVLASPETASDADYAAILGVIGHEYFHNWTGNRVTCRDWFQLSLKEGLTVFRDQEFSSDMGSHTVKRIADVSRLRNYQFPQDAGPMAHPVRPHSYIKMDNFYTVTVYEKGAEVVRMYKTLLGSEGFRKGMDLYFRRHDGQAVTCEDFFAAMRDANCADFSNFLLWYSQAGTPLVKVTSSYNAEARTYSLKFSQEVPSTPGQPVKEPMFIPVAVGLLDKNGKDMPLISVYHEGMLQSVEKNSQPVFTTVLQVKKKEEEFIFSDIPEHPTPSLLRGYSAPIRLDSDLTNSDLFFLLAHDSDEFNRWEAGQILARKLMLSLVADYQQSKELVLNPKFVQGIKSILSDSSLDKEFIAKAITLPGEGEIMDMMEVADPDSVHAVRTFIKKKLASELKAEFLSTVEGSRSLEPYVFDHHNMARRALKNIALAYLASLEDPETTELALYEYNSATNMTEQFAALAAIAQSPSKTRDDVLADFYSKWENDFLVVNKWFALQATSDIPGNVENVRKLLEHPAFDLRNPNKVYSLIGGFCGSPVNFHAKDGSGYQFLGDIVVRLDKLNPQVASRLVSAFSRWRRYDETRQNFAKAQLEMIMSTNGLSENVFEIASKSLAA
- the LOC122663866 gene encoding puromycin-sensitive aminopeptidase-like isoform X5 — its product is MARLVLQSKGSNLTKTGLLGLLSSVNVTCWRGQQFHHLSSYRSKQTGRRLICSVATEALPTQVEESKMDTPKEIFLKDYKVPEYYFDSVDLKFSLGEEKTIVHSQITVFPRVEGASSPLVLDGQDLKLLSIKVNGKELKEGDFHLDSRHLILPSLPSARFTLEIVTEIYPQSNTSLEGLYKSSGNFCTQCEAEGFRKITFFQDRPDIMAKFTCRIEADKTLYPVLLSNGNLIEQGDLEGDRHFVLWEDPFKKPSYLFALVAGQLESRDDSFITRSGRKVSLSIWTPAQDIPKTVHAMYSLKAAMKWDEDVFGLEYDLDLFNIVAVPDFNMGAMENKSLNIFNSKLVLASPETASDADYAAILGVIGHEYFHNWTGNRVTCRDWFQLSLKEGLTVFRDQEFSSDMGSHTVKRIADVSRLRNYQFPQDAGPMAHPVRPHSYIKMDNFYTVTVYEKGAEVVRMYKTLLGSEGFRKGMDLYFRRHDGQAVTCEDFFAAMRDANCADFSNFLLWYSQAGTPLVKVTSSYNAEARTYSLKFSQEVPSTPGQPVKEPMFIPVAVGLLDKNGKDMPLISVYHEGMLQSVEKNSQPVFTTVLQVKKKEEEFIFSDIPEHPTPSLLRGYSAPIRLDSDLTNSDLFFLLAHDSDEFNRWEAGQILARKLMLSLVADYQQSKELVLNPKFVQGIKSILSDSSLDKEFIAKAITLPGEGEIMDMMEVADPDSVHAVRTFIKKKLASELKAEFLSTVEGSRSLEPYVFDHHNMARRALKNIALAYLASLEDPETTELALYEYNSATNMTEQFAALAAIAQSPSKTRDDVLADFYSKWENDFLVVNKWFALQATSDIPGNVENVRKLLEHPAFDLRNPNKVYSLIGGFCGSPVNFHAKDGSGYQFLGDIVVRLDKLNPQVASRLVSAFSRWRRYDETRQNFAKAQLEMIMSTNGLSENVFEIASKSLAA
- the LOC122663866 gene encoding puromycin-sensitive aminopeptidase-like isoform X4, which codes for MARLVLQSKGSNLTKTGLLGLLSSVNVTCWRGQQFHHLSSYVSCFRRSKQTGRRLICSVATEALPTQVEESKMDTPKEIFLKDYKVPEYYFDSVDLKFSLGEEKTIVHSQITVFPRVEGASSPLVLDGQDLKLLSIKVNGKELKEGDFHLDSRHLILPSLPSARFTLEIVTEIYPQSNTSLEGLYKSSGNFCTQCEAEGFRKITFFQDRPDIMAKFTCRIEADKTLYPVLLSNGNLIEQGDLEGDRHFVLWEDPFKKPSYLFALVAGQLESRDDSFITRSGRKVSLSIWTPAQDIPKTVHAMYSLKAAMKWDEDVFGLEYDLDLFNIVAVPDFNMGAMENKSLNIFNSKLVLASPETASDADYAAILGVIGHEYFHNWTGNRVTCRDWFQLSLKEGLTVFRDQEFSSDMGSHTVKRIADVSRLRNYQFPQDAGPMAHPVRPHSYIKMDNFYTVTVYEKGAEVVRMYKTLLGSEGFRKGMDLYFRRHDGQAVTCEDFFAAMRDANCADFSNFLLWYSQAGTPLVKVTSSYNAEARTYSLKFSQEVPSTPGQPVKEPMFIPVAVGLLDKNGKDMPLISVYHEGMLQSVEKNSQPVFTTVLQVKKKEEEFIFSDIPEHPTPSLLRGYSAPIRLDSDLTNSDLFFLLAHDSDEFNRWEAGQILARKLMLSLVADYQQSKELVLNPKFVQGIKSILSDSSLDKEFIAKAITLPGEGEIMDMMEVADPDSVHAVRTFIKKKLASELKAEFLSTVEGSRSLEPYVFDHHNMARRALKNIALAYLASLEDPETTELALYEYNSATNMTEQFAALAAIAQSPSKTRDDVLADFYSKWENDFLVVNKWFALQATSDIPGNVENVRKLLEHPAFDLRNPNKVYSLIGGFCGSPVNFHAKDGSGYQFLGDIVVRLDKLNPQVASRLVSAFSRWRRYDETRQNFAKAQLEMIMSTNGLSENVFEIASKSLAA